In Persicimonas caeni, a single window of DNA contains:
- a CDS encoding hydroxysqualene dehydroxylase: MAKATAKTRQTDVVIVGGGLAGLTAGIGLQREGLDVVVLEKDKRLGGRAQSWTDETTGDPVHIGPHIFLTEYPNMFKLLDLLGTRGDIVWEDEHFIVLADGSERLVQEQYPLPAPFHFAPTMMADPRARTRDKLSNLAVTLYAMQMDERDVMRLDGMNAYAFLRRMGVTKAYIDQFWSFACMAIMNVPIEVCSAGALMRFFQKFIGYDTFSFGFPDGGLGDLFAPAAKQEIERAGGEVRLRTEVSRLRVEGERVVGVELADGTTIEAKHTVAAVPPQVLRNLGPRQWMGEYEWYRELVHFHPCPYVSVFLWFDEKITDLRMWARTHSPDDLNCDFYDLSNIHTGWRERPSVICSNIIYCHRTDGMTDEEIVRHTVAEIAETHPAASMDHLEHYVVNRIPMAIHCPYPGTEKRRPVTDPGVEGLVLAGDFVRTELPSSMESAVCSGWMAAEKILEQRGHKKQLHVEHRDLDGLTGLISRTAKLFPTKGAQRIIHGMRRTLDETPLLTRPADPVNK; encoded by the coding sequence ATGGCGAAAGCCACAGCGAAGACGCGCCAGACCGATGTGGTCATTGTCGGCGGCGGCCTGGCCGGGCTGACCGCAGGCATCGGTCTGCAGCGCGAAGGCCTCGATGTGGTGGTACTCGAAAAAGACAAGCGCTTGGGCGGACGCGCTCAAAGCTGGACCGATGAGACCACCGGCGACCCGGTGCATATCGGCCCGCATATCTTCCTGACCGAGTACCCCAACATGTTCAAGCTGTTGGACCTGTTGGGGACGCGCGGCGACATCGTCTGGGAGGACGAGCACTTCATCGTGCTCGCCGATGGGTCCGAGCGACTGGTTCAGGAGCAATACCCGCTGCCTGCGCCGTTTCACTTCGCCCCGACGATGATGGCCGACCCGCGGGCGCGGACCCGCGACAAGTTGTCGAATCTGGCCGTCACCCTGTACGCCATGCAGATGGACGAGCGCGACGTGATGCGCCTCGACGGCATGAACGCCTACGCCTTTTTGCGGCGCATGGGGGTGACCAAGGCGTATATCGACCAGTTCTGGTCGTTTGCGTGCATGGCGATCATGAACGTGCCCATCGAGGTCTGCTCGGCGGGTGCTCTGATGCGCTTTTTCCAGAAGTTCATCGGCTATGACACATTCTCCTTCGGGTTTCCCGATGGTGGCCTGGGCGACTTGTTTGCGCCGGCGGCCAAGCAAGAGATCGAGCGCGCCGGTGGAGAGGTGAGGCTTCGCACCGAGGTGTCGCGACTGCGCGTGGAAGGCGAACGTGTGGTCGGCGTCGAGCTCGCCGACGGCACGACCATCGAGGCGAAGCACACCGTGGCGGCCGTCCCACCGCAAGTGTTGCGGAATCTAGGCCCGAGACAGTGGATGGGCGAGTACGAATGGTACCGCGAACTGGTCCACTTCCATCCGTGCCCGTACGTGAGCGTCTTTTTGTGGTTCGACGAAAAGATCACCGACCTGCGCATGTGGGCGCGCACACACTCCCCGGACGACCTCAACTGCGACTTCTACGACCTCTCCAATATCCACACCGGCTGGAGAGAACGTCCGTCGGTAATCTGCAGCAACATCATTTATTGTCACCGCACTGACGGGATGACTGACGAAGAGATCGTGCGCCACACGGTCGCCGAGATCGCCGAGACCCATCCGGCCGCGTCGATGGACCACCTCGAGCACTACGTCGTCAATCGAATCCCGATGGCGATTCATTGCCCCTATCCGGGCACCGAGAAGCGGCGGCCCGTGACCGATCCGGGGGTCGAGGGGCTGGTGCTGGCGGGCGACTTCGTGCGCACCGAACTCCCCTCGTCGATGGAGAGCGCGGTGTGCTCGGGGTGGATGGCCGCCGAAAAGATCCTCGAGCAGCGCGGCCACAAAAAGCAACTCCACGTCGAACACCGAGACCTCGACGGGCTGACCGGCCTCATCAGCCGCACGGCCAAGCTCTTTCCGACCAAAGGCGCACAACGCATCATCCACGGGATGCGCCGAACGCTCGACGAGACGCCCCTTCTAACGCGGCCGGCTGACCCAGTTAACAAGTGA
- a CDS encoding DprA-like winged helix domain-containing protein, producing the protein MLAELTRRVTQPIRRPIEGLKSLLVGLPIAELRELAASPGELKNLAHLQWSFFNFRYLLPVLFARHLRLFDALDDTPLRVDQLAERCAMHPEAAKTLVRVLEAQGILTVDDEQVALSAYAGQFLAPSASASLLPVVDLLLTYTLSFSEIANSLRTGQTPDALDVRGDDETTDSILQAVNSHMAQAAGELFARANLPQIESLIVGSMGVSFSAELMRRHKEARVTYGCLEHLVRRIPELRRQYDVDPTRVDGMHSHTGEPGDDRWGNEAYDLVFLTRKMILDPQAHVGEKFARKALDVLNPGGVAVFWEAVHPDRGPSPLPLALETVFDLGMSPSAPLKTRSSFSQTLREIGFDEINFVACLGGTTTFAIARKPN; encoded by the coding sequence ATGCTCGCTGAATTGACGCGCCGCGTAACCCAACCAATTCGCAGGCCCATCGAAGGCTTGAAGAGCCTGTTGGTGGGCCTGCCGATCGCCGAGTTGCGCGAGCTCGCCGCATCGCCCGGCGAGTTGAAGAACTTGGCTCACTTGCAGTGGTCGTTCTTCAACTTTCGTTATCTTCTGCCCGTTTTGTTTGCGCGCCACTTGCGCCTATTCGACGCGCTCGACGACACGCCGCTCCGCGTCGACCAGCTCGCCGAACGCTGCGCAATGCATCCCGAAGCGGCCAAGACTTTGGTGCGCGTGCTCGAGGCGCAAGGGATTTTGACCGTTGACGACGAGCAGGTGGCTTTGTCTGCCTACGCCGGCCAGTTTCTCGCTCCCTCGGCATCGGCAAGCCTGTTGCCGGTGGTCGACCTCTTGCTCACCTACACCCTTAGCTTCTCCGAAATCGCCAACAGCCTGCGAACGGGGCAGACGCCCGACGCGCTCGACGTGCGCGGCGACGACGAGACGACCGACTCCATCTTGCAGGCCGTCAACTCCCACATGGCTCAAGCCGCCGGCGAGTTGTTCGCCCGGGCAAATCTGCCACAGATTGAGTCGCTAATTGTCGGTTCGATGGGGGTGAGCTTTAGCGCCGAGTTGATGCGCCGTCACAAAGAGGCGCGCGTAACCTACGGCTGCTTGGAGCACCTCGTGCGGCGCATCCCCGAACTTCGGCGTCAGTACGATGTCGACCCGACGCGCGTCGACGGTATGCACTCGCACACCGGCGAACCCGGTGATGATAGGTGGGGGAATGAAGCCTACGATCTCGTCTTTTTGACCCGAAAGATGATCCTCGACCCGCAGGCCCACGTGGGGGAGAAGTTCGCGCGCAAAGCGCTCGACGTTCTAAACCCCGGAGGAGTCGCTGTCTTCTGGGAGGCAGTTCATCCAGACCGCGGACCCAGTCCACTCCCGCTCGCCCTCGAGACGGTCTTCGATCTTGGGATGAGCCCGTCCGCGCCGCTCAAGACACGGTCGAGCTTCTCGCAAACCCTGCGCGAGATTGGCTTCGATGAAATCAACTTCGTCGCCTGCCTCGGGGGCACGACCACCTTCGCTATCGCGCGCAAGCCCAATTAG
- the rlmN gene encoding 23S rRNA (adenine(2503)-C(2))-methyltransferase RlmN — MSIEINAHVEDAIAHLEQLEAGEASEPIDLMDFSLEELQAFVIEGLDERKFRADQLFEWMYTHLAEDIGEMTNLSKKFRARLEKIGRLQPIEFKGAHPSDDGTAKLTFKCDDNAIIETVLIPADGRNTLCISSQVGCAMGCTFCYTAKMGLRRHLSTAEIVAQVVIARQKMTEKYGHIGNIVFMGMGEPLHNYDNVVRAIRILTHQSGLDFSRRRVTVSTSGLVPQLEKLGKDVDVQLAISLNGTNNEQRGKLMPVNDRWDIHELLECLRNYPLEKRERITFEYVLIKGITDRLEDAARLVKLVDDIPCKVNIIPFNPHPETPFETPDEETILAFQQYLMDHGVHVLRRATRGRDEMAACGQLGKPGDRKLPAHLRKRLAKFEEEARQA; from the coding sequence ATGAGTATTGAAATCAACGCACACGTCGAAGACGCCATCGCCCACCTCGAGCAGTTGGAGGCCGGTGAGGCATCGGAGCCGATCGACCTGATGGACTTCTCCCTCGAGGAGTTGCAGGCCTTCGTCATCGAGGGCCTCGACGAGCGCAAGTTCCGCGCCGACCAGCTCTTCGAGTGGATGTACACCCACCTCGCCGAAGACATCGGCGAGATGACCAACCTTTCGAAGAAATTTCGCGCACGCCTCGAGAAGATCGGTCGGCTCCAGCCCATCGAGTTCAAGGGCGCGCACCCGTCGGACGACGGCACCGCCAAGCTCACCTTCAAGTGCGATGACAACGCGATCATCGAGACGGTGCTGATCCCGGCCGATGGGCGAAACACGCTGTGCATCTCCAGCCAAGTTGGCTGCGCGATGGGCTGCACGTTTTGCTACACCGCCAAGATGGGCCTTCGCCGCCACCTGTCGACGGCCGAAATCGTCGCCCAGGTCGTGATTGCCCGCCAGAAGATGACCGAGAAGTACGGTCATATCGGCAATATCGTCTTCATGGGCATGGGCGAGCCGCTGCACAACTACGACAACGTCGTGCGTGCGATTCGTATCCTGACTCATCAGTCCGGCCTCGACTTTTCGCGCCGACGCGTGACCGTGTCGACGTCCGGGCTGGTTCCTCAGCTCGAGAAGCTCGGCAAGGACGTCGACGTCCAGCTGGCCATCAGCCTCAACGGCACGAACAACGAGCAGCGTGGCAAGCTCATGCCGGTCAACGACCGCTGGGACATCCACGAGTTGCTCGAGTGCTTGCGCAACTATCCGCTCGAGAAGCGCGAGCGCATCACCTTCGAGTACGTGCTCATCAAAGGCATCACCGACCGCCTGGAGGACGCCGCCCGGCTCGTGAAGCTGGTCGACGATATCCCCTGCAAGGTCAATATCATTCCGTTCAATCCGCACCCCGAAACGCCGTTCGAGACGCCCGACGAAGAAACAATTCTGGCGTTTCAGCAGTATTTGATGGACCATGGCGTCCACGTCCTGCGACGCGCCACGCGTGGTCGCGACGAGATGGCCGCCTGCGGCCAGCTTGGTAAGCCCGGCGACCGCAAGCTGCCGGCTCACCTGCGCAAGCGCCTGGCCAAATTCGAAGAAGAAGCACGACAAGCCTAA
- the sucC gene encoding ADP-forming succinate--CoA ligase subunit beta → MNIHEYQAKQILRDFGVKTPEGRPAFTVDEAVDAAKELGGDLWVVKAQIHAGGRGKAGGVKLAKSIDEVREHADDILGKTLVTHQTGPDGQKVRRLYIEEGADIDRELYLAAVVDRASGGIVLMGSTEGGVDIEQVAEETPEKIHKIYVDPLVGLADYQCRELAFELGLEGKSVFRAVKFMKGLYKAFVEKDASLAEINPLVVTGDGDIIALDAKMNFDDNGLFRHADIKELRDESEEDEAELEAKQHGLSYVNLDGNIGCMVNGAGLAMATMDIIKHYGGEPANFLDVGGGADTKTVTEAFKIITQDERVQAIFINIFGGIMKCDVIANGVVAAVKEVGLEVPLVVRLAGTNEKEGKAILEESSLNIIPADTMADGAEKAIAAIQ, encoded by the coding sequence ATGAACATCCATGAGTATCAGGCGAAGCAGATCTTGAGGGATTTCGGGGTAAAAACGCCCGAAGGACGCCCGGCATTCACCGTCGACGAGGCGGTCGACGCCGCCAAGGAACTCGGCGGCGACCTGTGGGTCGTCAAGGCGCAGATTCACGCTGGCGGCCGCGGCAAAGCTGGCGGCGTCAAGCTCGCTAAGAGCATCGACGAGGTGCGAGAGCACGCCGACGACATCCTCGGCAAGACGCTCGTGACCCACCAGACCGGTCCCGACGGACAAAAAGTTCGTCGCCTCTACATCGAGGAGGGCGCCGACATCGACCGCGAGTTGTACCTCGCCGCAGTCGTCGACCGCGCCAGCGGCGGCATTGTGCTCATGGGGTCGACCGAGGGCGGCGTCGACATCGAGCAAGTCGCCGAAGAGACCCCCGAAAAGATCCACAAGATCTACGTCGATCCGCTCGTCGGCCTGGCCGACTACCAGTGCCGTGAACTCGCCTTCGAACTCGGCCTGGAAGGCAAGAGCGTCTTCCGCGCCGTCAAGTTCATGAAGGGCCTGTACAAGGCGTTCGTCGAGAAGGACGCCAGCCTCGCCGAGATCAACCCGCTCGTGGTCACCGGCGACGGAGACATCATCGCGCTCGACGCGAAGATGAACTTCGACGACAACGGCTTGTTCCGCCACGCGGACATCAAGGAACTTCGCGACGAGAGCGAAGAGGACGAAGCCGAGCTCGAGGCCAAGCAGCACGGCCTGAGCTACGTCAACCTGGACGGAAATATCGGCTGCATGGTCAACGGCGCCGGCCTGGCGATGGCCACCATGGACATCATCAAGCACTACGGCGGCGAGCCGGCCAACTTCTTGGACGTCGGCGGCGGCGCTGACACCAAGACGGTGACCGAGGCCTTCAAGATCATCACCCAAGATGAGCGTGTGCAGGCCATCTTCATCAACATCTTCGGCGGCATCATGAAGTGCGACGTCATCGCCAACGGCGTGGTCGCGGCCGTCAAAGAAGTGGGCCTCGAAGTGCCGCTGGTCGTGCGCTTGGCAGGCACCAACGAGAAAGAAGGGAAAGCGATCCTCGAGGAGAGCAGCCTGAACATCATCCCGGCAGACACGATGGCCGACGGCGCCGAAAAGGCGATCGCTGCGATTCAGTGA
- the sucD gene encoding succinate--CoA ligase subunit alpha: MSILIDENTRVLVQGITGSTGSFHTKQMIEYGTNIVAGATPGKGGQKEHGVPVFDTVADAVEQTGCDASVVYVPPAFAADALLEAADAGIPLVIAITEGIPVQDMIAVKKFYKEKGITLVGPNCPGVISPGKCKIGIMPGHIHQQGKVGVVSKSGTLTYEAVGQLSALGIGQSTCVGIGGDPINGTDFIDVLEMFEQDDDTEAVIMIGEIGGTAEQEAAAWVKENMSKPVAGFVAGATAPKGKRMGHAGAIISGGSGTAAEKKAAMEAAGIAVAATPAEMGTTLQSIYKG; this comes from the coding sequence ATGAGCATTCTCATCGATGAAAATACCCGGGTTCTCGTCCAGGGCATCACCGGATCGACCGGCAGCTTTCACACAAAGCAGATGATCGAGTACGGCACCAACATTGTCGCGGGTGCGACCCCGGGCAAAGGCGGCCAGAAAGAGCACGGCGTGCCGGTGTTCGACACCGTCGCCGACGCGGTCGAGCAGACCGGCTGCGACGCCAGCGTCGTGTACGTGCCGCCGGCCTTCGCCGCCGACGCGCTGCTCGAAGCGGCCGACGCCGGCATTCCGCTGGTCATTGCCATCACCGAGGGCATCCCGGTGCAGGACATGATCGCGGTCAAGAAGTTCTACAAAGAGAAGGGCATCACGCTCGTCGGGCCGAACTGCCCGGGCGTCATCAGCCCCGGCAAGTGCAAGATCGGCATCATGCCCGGTCATATCCACCAGCAGGGCAAAGTCGGCGTGGTCAGCAAGTCCGGCACCCTGACCTACGAGGCCGTCGGCCAGCTCAGCGCGCTGGGCATCGGTCAGTCGACCTGCGTGGGCATCGGTGGCGACCCCATCAACGGCACCGACTTCATCGACGTGCTCGAGATGTTCGAGCAGGACGATGACACCGAAGCCGTCATCATGATCGGCGAAATCGGCGGCACCGCCGAGCAGGAAGCCGCTGCTTGGGTCAAAGAGAATATGAGCAAGCCGGTCGCCGGCTTCGTCGCCGGTGCGACCGCCCCCAAGGGCAAGCGCATGGGCCACGCAGGCGCCATCATCTCCGGCGGAAGCGGTACCGCGGCCGAGAAGAAGGCGGCCATGGAAGCCGCCGGCATCGCCGTCGCTGCCACGCCGGCCGAGATGGGCACGACCCTGCAGAGCATCTACAAAGGCTAG
- the aspS gene encoding aspartate--tRNA ligase: MASFLEEHQRTHMCGDLRESHIDDEVVLFGWVAKHRDLGGMIFVDLRDRSGISQVRFHPHMGDEKFAEADSLRSEWCIGVKGKVVSRGDNANTEIPTGMVEVMATDIHIFSKSDTPPFLIREDTDANEMLRLEYRYLDLRREPLQEAMITRSRVNQIVRNYLCENGFLEFETPYLTRSTPEGARDYLVPSRVNPGKFYALPQSPQLFKQLLMVSGFDRYFQIVRCFRDEDLRADRQPEFTQIDMEMSFVTPDDVINICEGMVRAIFDDVLDVQLPSEFKRLSYEEAIERFGVDDPDLRFDLELVDISDEVADSDFRVFSGTVESGGAVKGICVPGGSDALSRKDIDALEDHAKVYGAKGLAWAKVKEDDWSGPISRFFDEEDRETIQAKFGAESGDLLLIVAADRKVANNSLGHLRDKLGDDLGLKVAGEFEFVWITEFPLFEYDEEEDQLHPMHHPFTSPRPQDFELLEGNPEAAYAQAYDLVLNGSEVGGGSIRIHRQEIQEKIFDILGFSEEEARDKFGFLMDAFQYGPPPHGGIAFGMDRLVSILTGRSNIRDVIAFPKTQKAADIMAGAPSTVGEDQLEELHLEVELDEEDD, translated from the coding sequence GTGGCCTCGTTTCTGGAAGAGCATCAGCGCACGCACATGTGTGGCGACCTTCGTGAGTCGCACATCGATGATGAAGTCGTTTTGTTCGGTTGGGTCGCCAAGCACCGCGACCTGGGCGGCATGATCTTCGTTGATCTGCGTGATCGCAGCGGCATCTCCCAGGTGCGCTTCCACCCGCATATGGGTGACGAGAAGTTCGCCGAGGCCGACAGCCTGCGCTCGGAGTGGTGCATCGGCGTCAAAGGCAAGGTCGTGAGCCGCGGGGATAACGCCAACACCGAGATTCCGACCGGCATGGTCGAGGTGATGGCCACCGATATCCATATCTTCTCGAAGTCGGACACCCCGCCCTTTCTGATCCGCGAGGACACCGACGCCAACGAGATGCTCCGGTTGGAGTATCGCTACTTGGACCTTCGGCGCGAGCCGCTCCAAGAGGCGATGATCACGCGCAGCCGCGTCAATCAGATCGTGCGCAACTATCTGTGCGAGAACGGCTTCCTCGAGTTCGAGACCCCTTACTTGACGCGCTCGACGCCCGAGGGCGCACGTGACTACCTGGTGCCCAGCCGCGTCAACCCGGGCAAGTTCTACGCGCTGCCGCAGTCGCCGCAGTTGTTCAAGCAGTTGTTGATGGTTTCGGGCTTCGACCGCTACTTCCAGATCGTTCGCTGCTTCCGCGACGAGGACTTGCGCGCCGACCGCCAGCCCGAGTTCACCCAGATCGATATGGAGATGTCGTTCGTCACCCCCGACGACGTCATCAATATCTGCGAAGGCATGGTGCGCGCGATCTTCGACGACGTGCTCGACGTGCAACTTCCAAGCGAGTTCAAGCGTCTAAGCTATGAGGAGGCCATCGAGCGCTTCGGCGTCGACGACCCCGACCTTCGCTTCGACCTCGAATTGGTCGACATCAGCGACGAGGTCGCCGACTCCGACTTCCGAGTCTTCTCGGGCACCGTCGAGAGCGGCGGCGCGGTCAAAGGTATTTGCGTGCCCGGTGGCTCGGACGCGCTGAGCCGCAAGGATATCGACGCCCTCGAGGACCACGCCAAGGTCTACGGCGCCAAAGGCTTGGCCTGGGCGAAGGTCAAAGAGGACGACTGGTCGGGTCCCATCTCGCGCTTCTTCGACGAAGAGGACCGCGAGACGATCCAAGCGAAGTTCGGAGCCGAGTCGGGTGACCTGCTCCTGATCGTCGCTGCCGACCGCAAGGTGGCCAACAACAGCTTGGGCCACCTGCGCGACAAGTTGGGTGACGACCTCGGGCTGAAAGTGGCCGGCGAATTCGAGTTCGTCTGGATCACCGAGTTCCCCTTGTTCGAGTACGACGAAGAGGAGGACCAACTCCACCCGATGCACCACCCGTTCACAAGCCCGCGTCCGCAGGACTTCGAGTTGCTCGAAGGCAACCCCGAAGCAGCCTACGCGCAGGCCTACGACCTGGTGCTCAACGGCTCGGAGGTTGGCGGCGGCTCGATTCGTATCCACCGCCAGGAGATTCAGGAGAAGATCTTCGACATCCTCGGGTTTTCCGAGGAGGAGGCGCGCGACAAATTCGGCTTCCTGATGGACGCCTTCCAGTACGGTCCTCCCCCGCACGGTGGCATCGCCTTCGGCATGGACCGACTGGTCAGCATCCTGACCGGGCGCAGCAATATCCGCGACGTCATCGCCTTCCCGAAGACCCAGAAGGCCGCCGACATCATGGCCGGCGCGCCCAGCACGGTCGGCGAAGATCAACTCGAGGAGTTGCACCTCGAGGTCGAATTGGACGAAGAGGACGACTAA
- the ndk gene encoding nucleoside-diphosphate kinase, whose product MAVETTLSILKPDALEKNKIGDIINRFEEAGLTPVGLRMVHLSQNEAEQFYAVHKERPFFGELTEFMTRGPVVVMALRGENAIERNREIMGATNPDEADEGTIRADLATSIGENTVHGSDSPENAEIEVNFFFSGTQLFDR is encoded by the coding sequence ATGGCTGTTGAAACCACGCTGAGCATCCTGAAGCCCGACGCCCTCGAGAAGAACAAGATCGGCGACATCATCAATCGCTTCGAAGAAGCTGGCCTGACCCCGGTCGGCCTGCGCATGGTCCACCTGTCGCAGAACGAAGCCGAGCAGTTCTACGCGGTGCACAAAGAGCGTCCGTTCTTCGGCGAGCTCACCGAGTTCATGACCCGCGGCCCGGTCGTCGTCATGGCTCTTCGCGGCGAGAACGCCATCGAGCGCAACCGCGAGATCATGGGTGCTACCAACCCCGACGAAGCCGACGAAGGCACCATCCGCGCCGACCTGGCCACCAGCATCGGTGAAAACACCGTCCACGGTTCGGACTCGCCCGAGAACGCCGAGATCGAAGTGAACTTCTTCTTCAGCGGCACGCAGCTGTTCGACCGCTAA
- a CDS encoding glycerol-3-phosphate dehydrogenase/oxidase, translating into MALGTPQNPYDLVIIGGGINGAGIARDAVMRGLSVALFEKNDFSTGATWASSGMIHGGVRYLEQDPTVTKKSCYDSGLIQKIAPHLLFRVPFLFPVGPNNFSNRVMLELAEVYFDTYDRYAPLKGGAPHSRLTKQEALAVEPGLPEHIIGAVTTDEWGIDSPRLTFINVQDAKERGADVHNYHEVVGFLRDDGSSDKRGAVRGVRVRDRVNGGEREVYGRITFNATGAWAEKTANKVGAEMCRVRPGKGIHLLLAGRVTNYAIIADAIDGRQIFIAPHQNVTYIGTTDDDYWGDLDDIPVLEDEVKYLLDGIRPVFPSVDKYRIIDTTVGCRPTLYDDNKYESQLSRDHAVYDHEVEGVPNFMSIAGGKLAAYRLMSEHAVDEICQKLGIEAECRTHLEALPGGEAHDLTTDAFEEVGLGKYAAGRILYRHGSRSDQILAMMRKNPEWTTIVDPSEPVTEAELRYVMRDEMVATLDDCKRRSRLGQGLDGGWSATLHAAEIFCDEKGLSQRDRFDVALSFQRARWKDREGIERDEQLAAEMVGQTWFFEAGGALGADATALFNEPAAQTSAVATQVEKASSRESA; encoded by the coding sequence ATGGCTCTCGGAACTCCCCAAAACCCCTACGACCTCGTCATCATCGGCGGCGGTATCAATGGCGCGGGCATCGCCCGCGACGCCGTCATGCGCGGCCTGTCGGTCGCGCTCTTCGAGAAAAACGACTTCTCGACCGGCGCCACCTGGGCGTCGAGCGGCATGATCCACGGGGGCGTGCGCTATCTCGAGCAAGACCCGACCGTCACCAAGAAGTCGTGCTACGACTCGGGGCTTATCCAAAAGATCGCGCCGCATCTGCTGTTTCGGGTGCCCTTTTTGTTCCCTGTGGGGCCCAACAACTTCAGCAACCGCGTCATGCTCGAGCTAGCGGAGGTGTATTTTGACACCTACGACCGCTACGCGCCCCTCAAGGGCGGCGCGCCCCACAGCCGGTTGACCAAGCAAGAGGCCTTGGCCGTCGAGCCCGGCCTCCCCGAGCACATCATCGGCGCGGTGACCACCGACGAATGGGGGATCGATTCGCCTCGACTCACCTTCATCAACGTCCAAGACGCCAAAGAGCGTGGCGCCGACGTGCACAACTACCACGAGGTGGTCGGCTTTTTGCGTGATGACGGCAGCTCCGACAAACGCGGCGCCGTGCGCGGCGTGCGGGTACGCGACCGGGTCAATGGCGGTGAGCGCGAGGTGTATGGACGAATCACTTTCAACGCCACCGGCGCCTGGGCCGAGAAGACGGCCAACAAGGTCGGCGCCGAGATGTGCCGCGTGCGCCCAGGCAAGGGCATCCACCTGCTCTTGGCCGGCCGCGTGACGAATTACGCCATCATCGCCGACGCCATCGACGGCCGCCAGATCTTCATCGCCCCGCACCAGAACGTCACCTACATCGGCACCACCGACGACGATTACTGGGGCGACCTCGACGACATCCCGGTCCTCGAGGACGAGGTCAAATACCTGCTCGACGGCATCCGACCTGTCTTTCCGAGCGTCGACAAGTACCGCATCATCGACACCACGGTGGGCTGCCGGCCGACGCTGTACGACGACAACAAGTACGAGAGCCAACTGTCGCGCGACCACGCAGTGTATGACCACGAAGTCGAAGGCGTCCCGAATTTCATGTCGATCGCCGGCGGCAAGCTCGCCGCCTACCGATTGATGAGCGAGCATGCCGTCGACGAGATCTGCCAGAAGCTCGGCATCGAGGCCGAGTGCCGCACCCACCTGGAGGCGCTTCCGGGCGGCGAGGCGCACGACCTGACGACCGACGCCTTCGAAGAGGTTGGCCTGGGCAAATATGCTGCAGGGCGCATTCTGTACCGCCATGGCTCACGCTCCGACCAGATCTTGGCGATGATGCGCAAGAACCCGGAGTGGACCACCATCGTCGACCCCTCCGAGCCGGTCACCGAGGCGGAGCTTCGCTACGTCATGCGCGACGAGATGGTCGCCACGCTCGACGACTGCAAGCGCCGAAGCCGCTTGGGCCAAGGCCTCGACGGTGGATGGAGCGCCACGCTGCACGCCGCCGAGATCTTTTGTGACGAGAAAGGCCTCTCCCAGCGTGACCGCTTCGACGTCGCCCTCTCCTTCCAGCGAGCGCGTTGGAAAGACCGCGAGGGCATCGAGCGCGACGAGCAACTCGCCGCCGAAATGGTCGGCCAAACGTGGTTCTTCGAAGCCGGTGGCGCGCTGGGCGCCGATGCAACCGCCCTGTTCAACGAGCCGGCCGCACAAACGAGCGCGGTCGCCACACAGGTCGAGAAAGCCAGTTCCAGGGAGTCGGCGTGA
- a CDS encoding SPW repeat protein yields MQGDTKWADGLNLIAGAWFFSIPMIWEGMPVAASTNHYVCGAGLMLVSLIALSRPRLWEEWVNLLFGLWIFVAPFVLGVWQSQWSMWNHLVVGAVVAGLSLFALLRRHRMQSAF; encoded by the coding sequence ATGCAAGGCGATACCAAATGGGCCGACGGGCTCAACCTGATAGCGGGAGCGTGGTTCTTCAGCATTCCAATGATCTGGGAGGGAATGCCGGTGGCTGCGTCGACCAATCACTACGTGTGCGGCGCCGGTTTGATGCTCGTCTCCCTGATTGCACTGTCGCGCCCGCGGCTTTGGGAGGAGTGGGTCAACCTGCTGTTCGGCCTCTGGATATTCGTGGCCCCGTTCGTGCTTGGCGTCTGGCAGTCCCAGTGGTCGATGTGGAATCACCTGGTAGTCGGCGCCGTGGTGGCCGGACTCTCATTGTTCGCTCTACTGCGCCGCCACAGGATGCAGAGCGCGTTCTAG
- a CDS encoding four helix bundle protein: MIWKLAMTLCGLTYRITKQIPRDEMWGLQSQMRRAAVSIPSYIAEGAAKGTSRQLRKFLYDSRASLSELETQLKICDDIGFIHAKDIDSAYRVIDNLSPALQAFITSVEGQIKT, from the coding sequence GTGATTTGGAAGTTGGCAATGACGCTGTGTGGCCTCACGTACAGGATCACCAAACAGATCCCGCGTGATGAAATGTGGGGACTTCAATCACAGATGCGGCGTGCAGCGGTTTCGATTCCTTCATATATTGCCGAAGGCGCGGCCAAGGGCACTTCGAGGCAGTTGCGTAAGTTCCTCTACGACTCACGCGCCTCGCTTTCTGAGCTCGAAACGCAATTGAAAATTTGCGACGACATAGGCTTCATTCATGCCAAAGATATCGATAGCGCATATCGCGTAATCGACAACCTTTCGCCGGCATTGCAGGCATTCATCACTAGCGTGGAGGGGCAAATCAAGACATGA